The region GCTCTTTTCTTTTTCCCTTCACCTTCACGTGTATCTTCGATTGCTACAAATTTGCCTTCATTATTTATTACTATTACATAAGGTATTTCTTTCCATTCCCAACCTTCTGGAGCAATATTGCTTTTGGCGTCTGATGCTTTCCTTTCATAATAATCATATAATGCTTTAAGTATCATCTTCTTATCTCCTCGCTTGTTATAGATGGAATATTAACTACGCCATTTTCAATCTTAGCTTGGAAGAACATTGGCTTTGGGTCTTTCAAATCTGTAAAGTCCATATCATAAAGCATAAAACCAAGTTCACGTGTTTCATTAACTGTATTTGCTGGATTGGTTTCAAAATCTTTTATCAGTTTGAAGCTGCAGCTAAACTCACGTGTTCCGAGGTAAGGTTGGTTAAAACATTGTCCCTTTGTAGCTCTTCGTTCAAATATTGCGAGATATTTTCCGGGAGTTTCATCTTTTCTGTAAGCATCTTTTTTTTCTTCCCAATCTTTTATTTCCTGAAGCATAAATTCTCTTTCATCAGAGTCCCAGAGAAATTCTGGTACAGCTTTGTAGTTGATGTTTTTTCTTTCAGCAACAGGTACAAATTCTAAGACAGCATAAAAACGATATTTAACGTCTCGAAGAAAATATCCGGCTCGTTGCTGACGATTGTCTTCAACAATGATTCCGGTTTTGTTTGAGGCTACAACTCCAACTTCATTTCTTCTTACTGAAATCCAATTTATTGGATTTAGTATTTCAATCTTTGTTGGATGCCAGCGGATAGCTGGTTTCCAAAAAATTGATTCAAATACGGCCCGAACTGATGATGGGGTGGGAACATCATAACTCACTCTTTCAACTTTCATTTCCGGACGTGTGAAGCAGGCGTAATCTCCCCAAACCTCAAGGCAGAATGGTTTGTGGTTAAGGTTGTTCATAAATGTTATCTCCTGAAATTTATTAAATATGTCGTCCCCACGGGACTTAAATTCTCATTCATTAATTCGTTCTATGAACATATCGTCCCTAAAGGGACTCTTGTTATTTCTGACAATTTTTTCTATAAGTATTTTATCCCTAAAGGGATTTATATGTAAAACCTCACCGCTTAAAGCGGAATCTTTTTTTGTCTCGATAGGGACAAAAAGATGACGGGGTCTCAGAGGGACGAAATATAATTCAATTAACATCAATCAAAATATATTTTTCATACAACACTACTTCCAATTATCCAATCAGATTCATCACAAATCAGCCCTAATCCCGATACATACAAATTTGGATCACTCTGTACCCAATAACCGTTAATATTTTCTACATAGCCAGTATTATTAATTTTATCGAAGCAATAAATAGGAACGTTAACAACATATCTCTGCAATTTTCTCATCAATTCTTTTGAAGCTCCTGCAAATTTTAATTGTTCAATAAGTCTCTGACTGTCTTTACCGGTTTTCGTGCTTTTGTATTGCACTATAATGCTAAACTGCTTTGTTGAATCAATCATATTAAACTTTTCTGCGAATAATCTGAACTGGAAATTGAAATCCGATACATCTCTGACTAAATGACTATAAAAATCAACTTTATCAAATGAGTTAAGATTTGAGTATAGATATTTGAAATATTTTGAATAAAGACTAGGTGTAAATTCAGTATCAGAATTATTTCGAAGAATTGATTTACCAGCATCCTCACATTTTCTTAGAAAT is a window of Ignavibacterium sp. DNA encoding:
- the cas5c gene encoding type I-C CRISPR-associated protein Cas5c, with amino-acid sequence MNNLNHKPFCLEVWGDYACFTRPEMKVERVSYDVPTPSSVRAVFESIFWKPAIRWHPTKIEILNPINWISVRRNEVGVVASNKTGIIVEDNRQQRAGYFLRDVKYRFYAVLEFVPVAERKNINYKAVPEFLWDSDEREFMLQEIKDWEEKKDAYRKDETPGKYLAIFERRATKGQCFNQPYLGTREFSCSFKLIKDFETNPANTVNETRELGFMLYDMDFTDLKDPKPMFFQAKIENGVVNIPSITSEEIRR